The window TGCAAGGAATACCGCATGGTGGTGCGCATGCTCGAAGCGCGCGGCACCGAAGATTTCGGCCTGATTTCCCAGGAGTTGTACGGCGCTGCGTCCGATGCGTTCCACGCCGGTGACCCGACCTTGTCCGACCTGGGCCTGATGCTCTCCGATTACCTGAACAACATCGATGGCCGTGGCGATCTCAAGGACGAACCGAAAACCCTGACCGCCAAGGACGCCGTCCACTTGCTGCAAACCCGTTTGAACAAGGTGTTCGGCGAGGCCGAGGAGACCATTCGGGTGTTCGAGTCCGACGGGATTGTGGCCGACGCGGCAGCGGGTGCCGACTACATCAAGATCCGCGCCGACGCGATGTTCAACGACCGCGACGTGCGGGCCCTGGAAGTTCATGAAGGGCTGGTGCACGTCGGCACCACCCTCAACGGTCTGAATCAACCGATCTGCACCTTCCTCGCCAAAGGTCCGCCCTCGTCGACGGTGACCCAGGAAGGGCTGGCGATCCTGATGGAAATCATCACCTTCGCCTCCTACCCGAGTCGCCTGCGCAAACTGACCAACCGCACCCGTGCCATTCATATGGTGGAGGAGGGCGCCGATTTCCTGCAGGTGTTCGAGTTCTTCCGCGAACAAGGCTTCGAGATGCCCGAGAGCTACAGCAACACCAGTCGCGTTTTCCGCGGTTCGGTGCCGACAGGTCTGCCATTTACCAAAGACTTGTCCTACCTCAAGGGCTTCATCATGATTTACAACTACATTCAACTGGCCGTGCGCAAAGGCAAGCTGGAGCAGATCCCGCTACTGTTTTGCGGCAAGACCACGCTGGAAGACATGCGCACATTGCGTCAGTTGGTGGATGAAGGTCTGGTGGTGCCGCCCAAGTACCTGCCGGAACAGTTCCGCGACTTGAACGCGCTGTCGGCGTGGATGTGCTTCTCGAACTTCCTCAACCATTTGAGCCTGGACCGGATTGAGGCGGATTACTCGAATATTTTGTGAATAAAAATCCCCTTGTGGGAGCGGGCTTGCTCGCGAATACGGTTTAACATTCAACATTTCTGTTGGTTGACATACCGCTTTCGCGAGCAAGCCCGCTCCCACATTTGAACCGTGTTTCAACCCCATATTCCGCGAGGTTTCACCGGATGAGAATCCTCGGCACCCTCTGCCTTCTGCTGGCCCTGAGCGGTTGCAGCTCCTTGCTGTTCTACCCCGAACCCGGCCAGTTGTTCACCCCGGAAAAAGCCAAGCTCGAATACCGCGACGTGACACTGATCACGGCCGATGGTGTCCGGCTACACGGCTGGTGGCTGCCGGCGAAAAAAGGTGTCGAGGTCAAAGGCACGGTGCTGCACCTGCACGGCAACGGCGGCAATTTGCCGATGCATCTGGGCGGAAGTTGGTGGTTGCCGAAAGAAGGTTATCAAGTGTTGCTGGTGGATTATCGCGGCTACGGTTTGTCCGAAGGCGAACCGAGTTTGCCGGCGATCTACCAGGACATCGACGCCGCATTCAAATGGCTCGACGAGGCGCCCGAGGTCAAGGGCAAGCCGCTGATCCTGCTCGGGCAGAGCCTTGGCGGGTCGATGGCCGTTCACTACCTCGTGCAA of the Pseudomonas sp. MAG733B genome contains:
- a CDS encoding alpha/beta hydrolase — its product is MRILGTLCLLLALSGCSSLLFYPEPGQLFTPEKAKLEYRDVTLITADGVRLHGWWLPAKKGVEVKGTVLHLHGNGGNLPMHLGGSWWLPKEGYQVLLVDYRGYGLSEGEPSLPAIYQDIDAAFKWLDEAPEVKGKPLILLGQSLGGSMAVHYLVQHPERQKQLKAFVMDGVPASYRSVGQFALSNSWVFWTFQVPLSWLVPDGDSAINSMAQLNGVPKLIYHSIDDPIVPLSNGIRLYQAAPPPRVLQLTRGGHVQTFADPVWRKVMLRYLEDPQHFDGLRRLGEIPNYPAPQNSENEPESPQ
- a CDS encoding flavohemoglobin expression-modulating QEGLA motif protein, producing the protein MDDYQQSIRILSDRIVLAQTPIRVLDAVKWDDNIRKGFLKAKGKEMPAVDRDYYLNRPLAFDSSKVKLEFQNIERDITRQLGQFNPVGQIMRRMCKEYRMVVRMLEARGTEDFGLISQELYGAASDAFHAGDPTLSDLGLMLSDYLNNIDGRGDLKDEPKTLTAKDAVHLLQTRLNKVFGEAEETIRVFESDGIVADAAAGADYIKIRADAMFNDRDVRALEVHEGLVHVGTTLNGLNQPICTFLAKGPPSSTVTQEGLAILMEIITFASYPSRLRKLTNRTRAIHMVEEGADFLQVFEFFREQGFEMPESYSNTSRVFRGSVPTGLPFTKDLSYLKGFIMIYNYIQLAVRKGKLEQIPLLFCGKTTLEDMRTLRQLVDEGLVVPPKYLPEQFRDLNALSAWMCFSNFLNHLSLDRIEADYSNIL